The following are from one region of the Mustela lutreola isolate mMusLut2 chromosome 9, mMusLut2.pri, whole genome shotgun sequence genome:
- the SLC2A4RG gene encoding SLC2A4 regulator: MEAERPPLPVPGCGRPPPRAAGRDPAAAPVSVPAAPQGPAVGGGFAGLEFVLPREPEPRAADLGAPGTWAGAAVGPPKPSAHIAVPAQRAPSGQSRLDEVMAAAALTSLSTSPLLLGAPEPGPEPWKEALGRPRHSCSSSSSSGDWGWDLASDPSSPSSPSPPLPSEAAHFLFGEPAPRKRKSSVQVLFQCLWKRCGKVLSTASGMQRHIRLVHLGRQAEPEHSDGEEDFYYTEMDVLADGLSSLSPTSPTASAPTAFPRLDLPEPPTLSSLLRPLALPPVPVLSSGAPPEVCRGDDSYQGCLAPIRLEPQPTPVRTCVPTLPSKLGANPRKPRGDAKKCRKVYGLERRDLWCTACRWKKACQRFLD, from the exons ATGGAGGCCGAGCGCCCTCCGCTGCCCGTTCCGGGCTGCGGGCGCCCCCCGCCCCGTGCCGCCGGCCGGGACCCCGCGGCCGCGCCCGTCTCGGTGCCCGCCGCGCCGCAG GGCCCTGCCGTGGGCGGCGGCTTTGCGGGCTTGGAGTTCGTGCTGCCTCGGGAGCCGGAGCCGCGGGCCGCCGACCTAGGGGCCCCGGGGACGTGGGCGGGGGCGGCGGTGGGGCCCCCGAAGCCGTCGGCGCACATCGCGGTGCCAGCGCAGAG GGCCCCCTCCGGACAGTCCCGACTGGATGAAGTCATGGCTGCAGCTGCCCTCACAAGTCTGTCCACCAGCCCCCTCCTGCTGGGGGCCCCAG AGCCTGGCCCGGAGCCCTGGAAGGAGGCCCTGGGGCGGCCCCGGCacagctgcagcagcagcagcagcagcggagACTGGGGCTGGGACCTGGCCAGTGACCCGTCCTCCCCATCTAGCCCCTCGCCCCCGCTGCCGTCTGAGGCAGCCCATTTCCTGTTTGGGGAACCTGCCCCAAGGAAGAGGAAG AGCTCAGTGCAGGTCCTGTTCCAGTGTCTGTGGAAGCGGTGTGGGAAGGTGCTGAGCACGGCCTCCGGGATGCAGAGACACATCCGCCTGGTGCACCTGGG GCGGCAGGCGGAGCCGGAGCACAGCGACGGGGAGGAGGACTTCTACTACACCGAGATGGACGTGCTGGCCGACGGGCTGTCCAGCCTGTCCCCGACATCCCCCACGGCCTCCGCACCCACTGCCTTCCCCCGCCTGGACCTGCCGGAGCCCCCGACCCTGTCCAGCCTGCTGCGCCCGCTGGCCCTGCCCCCGGTCCCCGTGCTGAGCTCTGGGGCACCCCCTGAGGTGTGCCGCGGTGACGACTCCTACCAG GGCTGCCTGGCCCCCATCCGCCTGGAGCCACAGCCCACCCCTGTCCGGACCTGTGTGCCAACCCTGCCCTCCAAGCTTGGTGCCAACCCGAG GAAGCCGCGTGGTGACGCCAAGAAGTGCCGGAAAGTGTATGGCCTGGAGCGGCGGGACCTGTGGTGCACGGCCTGCCGCTGGAAGAAGGCGTGCCAGCGCTTCCTGGACTGA
- the LIME1 gene encoding lck-interacting transmembrane adapter 1: MPAEASLLRRQHLCTLSKSDTRLHELHRGPRGCRGPRPASMAILRPQWLDVSRSTSRPLAAFSHWELPRAVPAATSPSICPEATYSNVGLAAIPRASLAASPVVWAGARLTSSYVRPGPEARLEVAEYACIQKLKETEEGTQSLGQGKAELTPAAQVDILYSRVRKPKKRDPGPAPDQLDPKGRGVIPALESDQSYETLPLRGLGKDDGLFENVYESIQEMGTLPRST, from the exons ATGCCAGCAGAAGCG TCCCTGCTGAGACGACAACACCTCTGCACCCTCAGCAAGTCGGACACCAGACTGCACGAGCTGCACCGGGGCCCCAGAGGCTGCCGAG GCCCACGGCCTGCCAGCATGGCTATCTTGCGCCCACAGTGGCTGGATGTGTCTAGAAGCACCAGCAGACCCTTGGCAGCCTTCTCACACTGGGAACTGCCCCGGGCAGTGCCGGCTGCCACCTCACCCTCCATCTGCCCTGAGGCCACCTATTCCAATGTGGGGCTGGCAGCAATCCCCAGGGCCAGCCTGGCAGCCAGCCCCGTGGTATGGGCAGGGGCACGGCTGACAAGCAGCTATGTGAGGCCTGGGCCTGAGGCCAGACTGGAGGTGGCTGAGTATGCTTGTATCCAGAAGctcaaggaaacagaagaaggCACCCAAagcctggggcaggggaaggcagagctgaccccagctgcccag GTTGACATCCTGTACTCCAGAGTCAGGAAGCCTAAGAAGAGGGACCCAGGACCTGCCCCAGACCAGCTGGACCCCAAGGGGAGGGGAGTAATCCCAGCTCTGGAAAGTGACCAGTCCTATGAGACCCTCCCACTCAGGGGCCTGGGCAAGGATGATGGCCTCTTTGAAAATGTGTATGAGAGTATCCAGGAGATGGGGACCCTCCCACGGAGCACCTGA